In a genomic window of Erigeron canadensis isolate Cc75 chromosome 5, C_canadensis_v1, whole genome shotgun sequence:
- the LOC122601199 gene encoding uncharacterized protein LOC122601199 — translation MVQDAVRPIYERLLDTHQRLSHVPNTPPTQTYVDALGTRSGHTRVVGRVVRGTRGLNVPLPEDIEQPFPAQQSPSFNVNDMFAQGSPWSQSSFEAGPSTSSSHAGPSTSRAPTQRLGSDSDSDSDDEHD, via the exons ATGGTGCAGGACGCAGTTAGGCCCATTTAT GAGCGGCTTCTTGATACCCACCAAAGACTTTCCCATGTGCCCAATACCCCGCCTACGCAGACATATGTGGACGCTTTAGGGACCCGATCGGGACATACTCGTGTGGTTGGGCGTGTGGTTAGGGGAACACGTGGACTGAATGTCCCCCTCCCAGAGGATATAGAGCAACCCTTCCCAGCCCAGCAGTCACCGTCCTTTAACGTCAATGATATGTTCGCGCAGGGTAGCCCTTGGAGCCAGTCATCATTCGAGGCCGGACCTAGCACGTCATCATCCCATGCTGGGCCTAGCACGTCACGGGCCCCCACACAGCGGTTGggtagtgatagtgatagtgatagtgatgatgaaCATGAttag